The Chitinophaga sp. H8 genome contains a region encoding:
- a CDS encoding glycine betaine ABC transporter substrate-binding protein → MRKIIWLFVVAVVTAGVWACNPDTGNSKKITIAYVNWAEGVAMTQLAKVMLEDQGYTVTLKNADVAPVFAAVAGGDADVFMDTWLPVTHHSYMETFGDKLTILGIDYENAKIGLVVSDNSPVSSIAELNANKALFDGKIVGIDAGAGIMGKAEAAIKEYGLKYELQSSSEAAMMATVKKKMDAGEPVLVTGWAPHWMFAKYKLRFLEDPKKVFGETEQLNIIANKAFVEHDAAAVSFFSKFKLNDQQLSSLMAALLDADGQETAAVRKWMTANQELVNSLLPAVQQ, encoded by the coding sequence ATGCGTAAAATTATTTGGTTATTCGTAGTGGCAGTTGTAACTGCCGGAGTATGGGCCTGTAATCCGGATACCGGAAATAGTAAGAAGATCACGATCGCCTATGTGAACTGGGCGGAAGGGGTAGCCATGACACAGCTGGCCAAGGTGATGTTGGAAGATCAGGGGTATACCGTAACATTGAAGAATGCGGATGTGGCGCCTGTTTTTGCGGCAGTAGCCGGTGGAGATGCAGATGTGTTTATGGATACCTGGTTGCCGGTTACCCATCACAGTTATATGGAAACCTTTGGTGATAAGCTGACCATATTAGGTATTGATTATGAAAATGCAAAGATTGGATTGGTAGTATCCGATAACTCACCCGTGAGCAGTATAGCGGAGTTAAATGCCAATAAAGCACTTTTTGACGGCAAAATTGTGGGGATTGATGCTGGTGCCGGTATTATGGGGAAGGCGGAAGCTGCGATAAAGGAATATGGTCTGAAATATGAATTACAATCTTCCAGTGAGGCTGCCATGATGGCTACTGTGAAAAAGAAAATGGATGCCGGGGAGCCGGTATTGGTAACCGGTTGGGCACCACACTGGATGTTTGCCAAGTATAAGTTGCGTTTTCTGGAAGATCCCAAAAAGGTATTTGGTGAAACAGAACAGCTGAACATCATTGCCAATAAAGCCTTTGTAGAACATGATGCTGCGGCAGTCAGTTTTTTCTCTAAGTTTAAACTGAATGACCAGCAGCTGAGCAGCCTGATGGCGGCCTTACTGGATGCCGACGGACAGGAAACAGCGGCTGTTAGAAAATGGATGACTGCCAACCAGGAACTGGTAAATAGCCTGTTGCCTGCGGTACAACAATAG
- a CDS encoding ABC transporter permease produces the protein MIKIGYYIELFINWLTRNCGPFFHVIKVGVESVVNSLQWALLLLPFYVVIALIALLAWRRAGWGIGVVTVLGLGLIYGMGYWDKTMETLALILSATFIALLLGIPLGIWAAKNKTAGKVIRPLMDFMQTMPAFVYLIPAVLFFGLGKVPGAFATIIFAMPPAVRLTTLGISQVPEDIVEATRSFGATPRQLLFKVELPLALPTLLAGVNQTIMMALSMVVISAMIAAGGLGEIVLKGITQLKIGLGFEGGIAVVILAVILDRITQSFGRKNR, from the coding sequence ATGATTAAAATAGGATACTATATAGAATTGTTTATAAACTGGCTTACCCGCAATTGCGGCCCTTTTTTCCATGTCATCAAAGTAGGTGTGGAGTCTGTGGTAAATAGCCTGCAATGGGCATTACTGCTGCTGCCTTTTTACGTGGTAATTGCGTTGATAGCCCTGCTGGCCTGGCGCCGGGCAGGATGGGGAATAGGCGTAGTAACAGTATTGGGGCTGGGTCTGATCTATGGTATGGGCTATTGGGATAAAACCATGGAAACCCTGGCATTGATCCTCTCTGCTACTTTTATTGCCTTGTTGCTGGGTATTCCGTTGGGGATCTGGGCGGCCAAAAATAAAACCGCCGGCAAAGTCATCCGCCCGTTGATGGACTTTATGCAAACTATGCCAGCTTTTGTATACCTGATTCCTGCCGTATTGTTTTTTGGTCTGGGAAAAGTACCAGGTGCATTTGCGACGATCATTTTTGCGATGCCTCCCGCAGTAAGGCTCACCACTTTGGGGATCAGTCAGGTGCCGGAAGATATTGTGGAAGCAACCCGCTCTTTTGGAGCTACGCCCAGGCAACTGCTCTTTAAGGTAGAACTGCCGCTGGCTTTGCCAACATTGCTGGCTGGGGTTAATCAAACGATTATGATGGCATTGTCTATGGTGGTGATCTCCGCAATGATTGCGGCAGGCGGCCTGGGCGAGATAGTATTGAAAGGAATTACACAACTCAAAATCGGGTTGGGTTTTGAAGGAGGAATTGCCGTGGTGATCCTCGCTGTAATACTGGATCGTATTACCCAGTCCTTTGGCAGAAAGAACCGTTAG
- a CDS encoding quaternary amine ABC transporter ATP-binding protein, whose product MPKLKIEDLTLIFGRERNTALHLLQEGKSKAAILEATGCTVAVKNAAFEIEKGEFFVIMGLSGSGKSSLLRCLNRLIEPTAGNIFINDTNITTLHPEDLQKMRRKEISMVFQKFGLLPHRTVLDNVAFGLELQGTPVAERTAKAQSVIELVGLQGYEQMQPADLSGGMQQRVGLARALANDPEVLLMDEAFSALDPLIRTQMQDELLDLQEKMHKTIVFITHDLDEAIRLGDRIAIMKDGEVVQIGTPEEILTAPANEYVASFVEKVDRKTIITASSLMIEKPTVAVFRKDGPEGSLRKMRATGLDILPAVTVDKHFLGFVYLKEILEAKQRGDKTIEAVIHRDVAVAHPDTTVDQMLPFIAENDKPVAVVNPANNKLLGIISQTSLIIETTGRITAAQQETLSVNSQMEVI is encoded by the coding sequence ATGCCTAAACTGAAAATTGAAGATCTTACCCTCATCTTTGGCCGGGAGCGCAATACAGCACTCCACCTGCTGCAGGAAGGGAAAAGTAAAGCAGCAATACTGGAAGCTACCGGTTGTACGGTAGCCGTAAAAAACGCTGCTTTTGAAATTGAAAAAGGCGAGTTTTTCGTGATCATGGGACTTTCCGGCAGCGGGAAATCCAGTTTGCTGCGTTGTCTTAACAGGTTAATAGAACCTACTGCAGGAAATATCTTTATTAATGATACCAACATCACCACTTTGCATCCGGAAGATTTACAGAAAATGCGCCGGAAGGAAATATCGATGGTGTTCCAGAAATTTGGATTGTTACCCCATCGTACGGTATTGGACAATGTTGCTTTCGGACTGGAACTGCAAGGTACTCCGGTAGCAGAAAGAACTGCTAAGGCGCAGTCTGTGATAGAACTGGTAGGCTTACAGGGATATGAACAAATGCAGCCGGCAGATTTATCTGGTGGTATGCAACAGCGTGTAGGGCTGGCCCGTGCACTGGCCAATGACCCGGAAGTATTGCTGATGGATGAGGCTTTTTCTGCACTGGACCCATTGATCCGTACGCAAATGCAGGATGAATTGCTGGACCTCCAGGAAAAAATGCATAAAACCATCGTGTTTATTACGCATGACCTGGATGAGGCCATCCGGCTGGGAGACCGTATTGCGATTATGAAAGACGGAGAGGTGGTACAGATAGGAACGCCGGAAGAAATTCTTACCGCCCCGGCCAATGAATATGTAGCTTCCTTTGTTGAGAAAGTAGACCGGAAAACCATTATCACCGCTTCCAGCTTGATGATAGAAAAACCTACGGTAGCAGTATTCCGTAAAGATGGACCGGAAGGTAGCCTCCGTAAAATGCGCGCTACCGGACTGGATATTTTACCTGCTGTTACAGTGGATAAACACTTCCTGGGATTTGTATACCTGAAGGAAATACTGGAAGCAAAGCAACGGGGAGATAAAACCATTGAAGCAGTGATTCACCGCGATGTGGCAGTAGCACATCCTGACACCACGGTAGACCAGATGCTGCCTTTTATTGCAGAAAATGATAAGCCTGTTGCGGTAGTAAATCCGGCCAATAACAAGCTGCTGGGGATCATTTCGCAAACTTCCCTTATTATCGAAACTACCGGACGTATTACGGCAGCACAACAGGAAACCTTATCTGTTAACAGTCAAATGGAGGTGATATGA
- a CDS encoding OmpA family protein — translation MSFDLLESAKSLFTGDVISKAASQLGESEGGIQKALSGIIPTVLTGLLHKTSSQGDAASVLDMAKNAASSANTGGIGSLLEGGAGGLLSKGADMLKSLFGEKAGAITGMIASYAGIRENSANTLLNAAAPATVGTLGQYAVQNNLGPSGLMTLLDTQKDKILGAVPGGLNLAGILGLGSLGGMLSGVAGGARDAATAATRTATQAAGNNRWIWSLLLILVAVILLWYLMRGCGGEKKGNIMTDTISTAQTMDSVTMPPPTPATTTTKESIQVTLPDGTILDAYKGGIEDQLVTFLKDDTRKAGKDVWFDFDNLNFKTGSAEMTSESMKQVGNIAAILKAFPKTKIKIGGYTDKSGDNAVNMKLSQSRADAVQAALKQLNANAAQLTGAEGYGSQFAKAAADAPDEERKADRHISVGVREK, via the coding sequence ATGTCATTTGACTTGTTAGAGAGCGCAAAAAGTCTTTTTACCGGCGATGTTATCAGCAAAGCAGCTTCCCAGTTGGGGGAAAGTGAAGGTGGGATACAAAAAGCGCTAAGCGGTATTATACCCACCGTATTAACAGGGCTATTGCACAAAACCAGTTCTCAGGGCGATGCCGCATCTGTACTGGATATGGCAAAAAATGCAGCATCCAGTGCAAATACAGGTGGTATTGGCAGCTTACTGGAAGGAGGTGCCGGAGGGTTATTGAGCAAAGGTGCCGATATGCTTAAAAGCCTTTTTGGCGAAAAAGCAGGCGCTATCACTGGTATGATTGCATCTTACGCAGGGATCAGGGAGAACTCAGCCAATACCCTGTTAAATGCAGCAGCGCCTGCTACTGTAGGCACGCTCGGACAATATGCCGTGCAAAACAATCTCGGTCCCAGTGGTTTAATGACATTATTGGATACACAAAAAGACAAAATTCTCGGCGCTGTACCAGGCGGGCTTAACCTGGCCGGTATATTGGGATTAGGCAGCCTGGGCGGCATGTTATCGGGTGTTGCAGGCGGTGCACGTGATGCAGCCACTGCGGCTACCAGAACAGCTACACAAGCCGCCGGTAATAATCGCTGGATATGGTCATTACTGCTGATACTGGTAGCGGTGATCCTCCTCTGGTACCTGATGAGGGGCTGCGGTGGTGAAAAGAAAGGGAATATCATGACAGATACCATTTCTACTGCACAAACCATGGATTCTGTTACCATGCCCCCTCCTACCCCTGCCACTACCACTACCAAAGAAAGTATTCAGGTTACCCTCCCCGATGGTACCATACTGGATGCCTATAAAGGTGGGATTGAAGACCAGCTGGTTACCTTCCTGAAAGATGATACCAGGAAAGCCGGTAAGGACGTATGGTTTGATTTTGATAACCTTAACTTTAAAACCGGCAGCGCAGAAATGACTTCTGAAAGTATGAAACAGGTGGGTAATATTGCAGCCATTTTAAAGGCATTCCCTAAAACAAAAATTAAAATTGGCGGCTATACGGACAAATCCGGAGATAACGCAGTGAATATGAAACTCTCCCAGTCCAGAGCAGATGCAGTACAAGCCGCATTAAAACAACTGAATGCCAATGCCGCCCAATTAACCGGAGCAGAAGGATATGGTTCCCAATTTGCCAAAGCAGCAGCAGATGCGCCAGATGAAGAACGGAAAGCCGACAGGCATATTTCTGTAGGAGTAAGAGAAAAGTAA
- a CDS encoding DUF3857 domain-containing transglutaminase family protein, translated as MGIIKIGGLLLAIWMTHPVFAKDPEYPVAAIPAALKENAHAVKRWEEVTLKVISPGETRYTNHYVITILDEQGAEHATFAEGYDMLKEVRSIRGALYDAAGRQIKKLKNSDIQDVSGVGGGTFMSDDRIKYHQFNHNVYPYTVEYEVELKFNHTFYFREWAPQSDEHLSVAYSTLKVITPSGYNLRFRNFNYPDQPQTSTDKGQATYTWEVKQLPALLNEFAAPEIYQRTTVVKLAPGEFEVQRYKGNMTTWQEFGKFIYTLNAQRDQLPDAIKQQVHQLTDGIPDTREKIKVLYQYMQKNTRYIGIQLGIGGWQTFDANYVATKGYGDCKALSNYMYSLLKEAGIRSHYTLVKAGRNEQTLIEDFSSNQFNHVIVCVPLGKDTTWLECTSQTLPAGYLSGFTAGRPVLLTSETGGTLARTPDYGMENNEQIRQMTVALDEKGDILLKAHTNYSGLQQDDLHENLQRLSQEKLLEALKKELNLPSYDVTAYACKEITKDIPMVLEDLEIRGTSYASVSGKRIFLAPNILNRSISSISVEEQRKSAISLHFPYRDIDSVTITVPAGYKAEAIPKAVILKCKFGSYTATTNVNGTTVTYLRKIERKAGLFPASDFGELVKFYDAISKADNSKVVLVKE; from the coding sequence ATGGGTATCATAAAAATAGGTGGTTTGTTATTAGCAATATGGATGACCCATCCGGTTTTTGCTAAAGATCCGGAATATCCCGTAGCTGCCATCCCGGCCGCATTAAAGGAAAATGCCCATGCTGTGAAACGATGGGAAGAGGTTACTTTAAAAGTAATCAGTCCGGGAGAAACACGGTATACCAATCACTATGTGATCACTATCCTGGACGAACAGGGGGCAGAACATGCCACCTTTGCAGAGGGATATGATATGCTGAAAGAGGTGCGCAGCATCAGGGGGGCGCTGTATGATGCCGCTGGCAGACAGATCAAGAAGTTAAAAAATAGTGATATACAGGATGTGAGTGGTGTGGGCGGCGGAACATTTATGTCTGACGACAGAATAAAGTATCATCAGTTTAATCATAACGTATATCCATATACTGTAGAGTACGAAGTAGAGCTGAAGTTTAATCATACCTTCTATTTCCGGGAATGGGCGCCTCAATCAGATGAGCATTTGTCCGTAGCGTACAGTACGCTTAAAGTAATTACCCCTTCGGGGTACAACCTGCGTTTCCGGAATTTTAATTATCCGGATCAGCCACAGACCAGTACGGATAAAGGCCAGGCTACCTATACATGGGAAGTAAAGCAGTTGCCTGCGCTTTTAAATGAGTTTGCCGCACCGGAAATTTATCAGCGGACAACCGTGGTGAAACTGGCACCGGGAGAATTTGAAGTGCAGCGATATAAAGGGAATATGACTACGTGGCAGGAGTTTGGCAAGTTCATTTATACATTGAATGCCCAGCGGGATCAGCTGCCGGATGCAATTAAACAGCAGGTGCATCAGCTCACCGATGGGATACCGGATACCCGTGAGAAGATTAAAGTGCTGTATCAGTATATGCAAAAGAATACCCGCTATATTGGTATACAGCTGGGTATCGGGGGATGGCAGACTTTTGACGCCAATTATGTAGCTACAAAAGGTTATGGTGATTGTAAGGCCTTGTCTAATTATATGTATTCCCTGCTAAAGGAAGCAGGGATCCGGTCGCATTATACCCTGGTAAAAGCAGGGCGCAATGAACAGACGCTGATTGAAGATTTTTCGTCCAATCAGTTTAATCATGTTATTGTATGCGTCCCCCTGGGGAAAGATACTACCTGGCTGGAATGTACCAGCCAGACATTACCGGCGGGGTATCTGAGCGGTTTTACCGCTGGCAGGCCGGTATTGCTGACCAGTGAGACCGGTGGAACATTGGCACGTACGCCGGACTATGGAATGGAAAACAATGAGCAGATCAGACAGATGACCGTTGCTTTGGATGAGAAAGGAGATATCCTGCTAAAAGCGCATACCAACTACAGTGGGTTACAACAGGACGACCTGCACGAAAACCTGCAACGGCTTTCTCAGGAGAAGTTGCTGGAAGCGCTGAAAAAGGAATTGAATCTGCCCAGTTATGATGTCACGGCATATGCCTGTAAGGAGATCACGAAAGATATCCCGATGGTACTGGAAGATCTGGAGATCAGGGGAACGAGCTATGCTTCCGTAAGTGGTAAACGTATTTTTCTGGCCCCCAATATTTTAAACCGGAGTATCAGTAGTATTAGTGTGGAAGAACAACGTAAATCAGCTATCAGCCTTCATTTCCCTTATCGGGATATTGACTCGGTTACTATTACGGTACCTGCTGGCTATAAAGCGGAGGCCATACCTAAAGCAGTTATCTTAAAATGTAAATTTGGAAGTTACACGGCAACAACAAATGTAAATGGTACTACCGTTACATATCTGCGTAAAATCGAACGTAAAGCAGGGTTATTCCCGGCTTCAGATTTCGGAGAACTGGTGAAATTCTATGATGCTATCAGCAAGGCAGATAATAGTAAAGTTGTATTAGTAAAGGAATAA